One stretch of Oxobacter pfennigii DNA includes these proteins:
- a CDS encoding phosphoribosylformylglycinamidine synthase: MRDKVRRIFVEKKKGFDVEAKNLTDDIKENLIIAGLHNIRIINRYDISGMTDDEYEKSKYIIFSEPPVDDVYDEALNLKGGLRAFAIEYLPGQYDQRADSAAQCVQILTQKERPEVLSAKVIVIEGDISDSDFGRIKSYCINPIESREASLEKPETLEVNYNEPEDVEVLKGFTGFSKEKLDEFMTFMGLAMSMEDLIFVQEYFKDTEKRDPSITEIRVIDTYWSDHCRHTTFLTNIKEVSIEEGKYKSVIEKVLSDYMASRKYVYGDREKDVSLMDLATISMKELRKKGYLKDLDESEEINACSIAVNVDVDGRDEEWLIMFKNETHNHPTEIEPFGGAATCLGGAIRDPLSGRSYVYQAMRVTGSGDPRTKIEDTLSGKLPQRKITTGAAAGYSSYGNQIGLSTGLVSEVYHPDFVAKRMEIGAVIGAAPKGNVVRLSPTPGDKIILLGGRTGRDGCGGATGSSKEHDEESLLSCGAEVQKGNPPTERKIQRLFRNPEVSKLIKRCNDFGAGGVSVAIGELADGLEIDLDKVPKKYEGLDGTELAISESQERMAVVVSQADVERFIALAGGENLEAVEVAQVTDKNRLKMTWRGKEIVDISRDFLNTNGAKQYSNAHIKLPKEENNYFKARLENFDSKQKSLKEKWLDNLRDLNVCSQKGMVERFDSTIGAGTVLMPFGGKFQLTPMEVMAARIPVLKGETRTGTLMSYGYNPELAKWSPFHGAVYAITEAVTKIVAAGGNYKNIRLTLQEYFEKLGKDPEKWGKPLGALLGSYYTQMKLSIPAIGGKDSMSGTFKDLNVPPTLVAFAVNLINTDEVISGEFKGKGSQVVLIPCPRDEYNLPVFEVLEFNFEKITELINKGKVLSSYTVRLGGIAEAVSKMSFGNSIGFDFAEDMEEEKLFSSDYGSIILEIPKEEKLDEILRDVEYKLLGHTTEDKCIKAKYMALDLDEAVNAWMEPLEKVFPTKAKALDTKLETFESNIKSSLKPRVSSMKPRIFIPVFPGTNCEYDTARAFEKAGGTADIFVVKNLTPKDIEETLNELCKRIESSQIIAIPGGFSGGDEPDGSGKFIATALRNPKVKDAVMNLLKNRDGLMIGICNGFQALIKLGLVPYGEVRDIDSTSPTLTFNTLGRHISRMVQTKIASTASPWFNNVKAGDVHTVAVSHGEGRFWATEDVVDSLVKNGQIATQYVDFSGKPTMDISYNPNGSICAIEGITSPDGRILGKMGHSERAGYNVFTNIPGDKDQKIFKAGVDYFKI, encoded by the coding sequence ATGCGTGATAAGGTCAGAAGAATATTTGTGGAAAAGAAAAAGGGATTTGACGTTGAAGCAAAAAATTTAACCGATGATATCAAAGAAAACCTGATTATAGCCGGACTTCATAATATACGCATTATAAACCGCTATGATATTTCGGGAATGACAGATGATGAGTATGAAAAATCCAAATATATCATCTTTTCGGAGCCTCCTGTGGATGATGTATATGATGAAGCTTTGAACTTAAAGGGAGGTTTGCGGGCATTTGCTATAGAATACCTGCCCGGCCAGTATGACCAGAGAGCCGACTCCGCCGCCCAGTGCGTGCAGATACTTACTCAAAAAGAAAGGCCTGAAGTGTTGTCAGCAAAGGTCATAGTGATTGAAGGGGATATAAGTGACAGTGATTTTGGCAGAATAAAATCATATTGCATAAATCCCATTGAATCAAGGGAAGCTTCTCTTGAAAAGCCGGAGACTTTGGAAGTGAACTATAATGAGCCGGAGGATGTTGAAGTTTTAAAAGGCTTTACCGGCTTTTCAAAGGAAAAATTAGATGAGTTTATGACTTTTATGGGTCTTGCCATGAGCATGGAGGATTTAATATTCGTACAGGAATACTTTAAAGACACTGAAAAGAGGGACCCTTCCATAACTGAAATTAGGGTCATTGACACATATTGGTCGGACCACTGCCGTCATACCACATTTCTTACAAATATAAAGGAAGTATCCATTGAAGAAGGCAAATACAAGAGTGTAATTGAAAAAGTTTTGTCTGATTATATGGCTTCCAGAAAATATGTATACGGGGACAGAGAAAAGGATGTAAGCCTCATGGATTTAGCAACCATATCCATGAAGGAATTAAGAAAAAAGGGATATTTAAAGGACCTGGATGAATCTGAAGAGATAAACGCCTGCAGTATTGCGGTCAATGTGGATGTTGACGGCAGAGATGAAGAGTGGCTTATAATGTTTAAAAACGAGACACACAATCACCCAACAGAAATAGAACCCTTCGGAGGTGCGGCAACCTGCCTTGGCGGAGCTATAAGAGACCCGTTATCAGGGAGGTCTTATGTTTATCAGGCAATGAGGGTGACAGGAAGCGGTGACCCAAGAACAAAGATAGAAGATACCTTAAGCGGAAAGCTGCCCCAGAGAAAAATAACCACCGGCGCTGCGGCAGGCTACAGCTCTTATGGGAATCAGATAGGGCTTTCAACGGGCCTGGTTTCTGAAGTATATCATCCGGATTTTGTTGCAAAGAGGATGGAAATAGGAGCGGTTATAGGAGCTGCGCCAAAGGGCAATGTCGTAAGGCTAAGTCCGACTCCGGGAGACAAAATCATTCTTTTAGGGGGAAGGACAGGGCGTGACGGCTGCGGCGGCGCTACAGGGTCTTCAAAGGAGCACGATGAAGAGTCCCTTTTAAGCTGCGGCGCAGAGGTACAAAAAGGAAATCCTCCCACCGAGAGAAAAATACAGAGGCTTTTTCGAAATCCTGAAGTTTCAAAGCTTATTAAAAGATGTAATGATTTCGGAGCCGGCGGCGTATCTGTTGCAATAGGTGAATTGGCCGACGGACTGGAAATAGATTTGGATAAAGTGCCTAAAAAATATGAAGGCCTGGATGGGACAGAGCTTGCCATATCCGAGTCCCAGGAGCGTATGGCAGTTGTCGTAAGCCAAGCTGATGTTGAAAGGTTCATAGCTTTAGCCGGGGGAGAGAATCTGGAAGCCGTTGAGGTTGCACAGGTAACGGATAAGAACAGACTCAAAATGACCTGGCGGGGCAAGGAAATAGTTGATATAAGCAGGGATTTTCTCAATACAAACGGTGCAAAGCAATACAGCAATGCCCATATTAAACTCCCCAAAGAAGAAAATAATTATTTCAAAGCAAGGCTTGAAAATTTTGATTCAAAGCAAAAAAGCCTGAAGGAAAAATGGCTTGATAATTTAAGGGATCTTAACGTATGCAGCCAGAAGGGAATGGTAGAAAGGTTTGACAGCACCATAGGCGCAGGAACGGTTCTAATGCCCTTTGGCGGAAAATTTCAGCTGACTCCCATGGAGGTTATGGCAGCCAGGATTCCTGTACTAAAAGGAGAAACAAGAACCGGAACATTAATGAGCTATGGCTATAATCCTGAGCTTGCAAAATGGAGCCCATTCCATGGCGCTGTATATGCCATAACCGAAGCCGTTACAAAGATAGTGGCAGCAGGCGGAAACTACAAAAATATAAGGTTAACCCTTCAGGAATACTTCGAAAAGCTTGGCAAGGATCCTGAAAAATGGGGGAAGCCCTTAGGAGCTCTCTTAGGTTCATATTATACCCAAATGAAGCTGTCCATTCCGGCCATAGGCGGAAAGGACAGCATGTCGGGAACTTTTAAGGACTTAAACGTTCCTCCAACTTTAGTTGCTTTTGCTGTTAATTTAATAAATACAGATGAAGTAATTTCAGGCGAATTCAAAGGCAAAGGCAGCCAGGTTGTTTTAATACCATGCCCAAGAGATGAGTATAATCTCCCTGTATTTGAAGTTTTAGAATTCAATTTTGAAAAGATTACCGAGCTGATTAATAAAGGTAAAGTATTATCTTCATATACAGTAAGACTCGGCGGAATTGCAGAAGCAGTCAGTAAGATGTCCTTTGGAAACAGCATAGGTTTTGATTTTGCAGAGGATATGGAGGAAGAGAAGCTTTTCTCATCGGATTACGGCAGTATAATACTTGAAATTCCAAAGGAAGAAAAGCTTGATGAAATTTTAAGGGACGTAGAATATAAATTGCTTGGCCATACAACTGAAGATAAGTGTATTAAAGCCAAGTATATGGCATTGGATTTAGACGAGGCTGTAAATGCCTGGATGGAGCCACTGGAAAAGGTGTTTCCGACAAAGGCTAAAGCGTTGGATACAAAGCTTGAAACTTTCGAATCAAATATAAAAAGCAGCCTTAAACCCAGAGTATCCAGTATGAAGCCAAGGATTTTCATACCTGTTTTTCCTGGCACCAATTGCGAGTATGATACTGCAAGGGCCTTTGAAAAAGCAGGGGGAACAGCCGATATATTCGTAGTTAAAAACCTTACTCCAAAAGATATAGAAGAAACATTAAATGAGTTGTGCAAAAGGATTGAAAGTTCACAGATAATAGCAATACCCGGAGGTTTCAGCGGAGGAGACGAACCCGACGGTTCGGGGAAATTCATAGCCACAGCCTTAAGAAATCCTAAAGTCAAGGATGCGGTCATGAATTTACTAAAAAACAGGGACGGATTGATGATTGGCATATGTAACGGTTTCCAGGCTCTAATCAAACTTGGCCTTGTGCCGTACGGCGAAGTCAGGGATATTGACAGTACATCACCTACCCTTACCTTCAACACATTGGGAAGGCATATATCACGTATGGTTCAAACCAAGATTGCTTCCACAGCATCCCCCTGGTTTAATAACGTAAAGGCAGGAGATGTCCATACCGTTGCCGTATCCCACGGGGAAGGAAGGTTCTGGGCAACGGAGGATGTAGTTGACAGCTTGGTTAAGAACGGTCAGATTGCTACTCAGTATGTGGATTTCAGCGGAAAGCCAACCATGGATATAAGCTATAATCCCAATGGTTCCATATGCGCAATTGAGGGTATTACAAGTCCTGACGGGAGAATATTAGGAAAAATGGGACATTCCGAGAGAGCAGGTTATAATGTTTTTACAAATATCCCTGGAGATAAGGACCAGAAGATATTTAAAGCCGGTGTTGATTATTTTAAGATCTAA
- a CDS encoding universal stress protein UspA codes for MGSVKKVLVCVTVQKTCERLIRKGANIRDEIEGELLVIHVAASGANFLGNISEADALEYLFSISKSAGADLTVLRSDDVIKTIIQFAKENKITNVVLGEPPDGRSNTIVNELKRKLEFADIYIMPAKDTID; via the coding sequence ATGGGCAGTGTAAAAAAGGTTTTAGTATGCGTAACTGTGCAAAAGACATGTGAGAGGCTTATAAGAAAAGGGGCAAATATAAGAGATGAGATTGAGGGGGAATTATTGGTAATTCACGTTGCAGCCAGCGGAGCAAATTTTCTCGGAAATATTAGCGAAGCGGATGCATTGGAATATCTTTTCAGCATATCAAAATCAGCAGGAGCCGACCTTACGGTATTAAGATCTGATGATGTTATAAAGACGATAATACAATTTGCAAAGGAAAACAAGATTACCAATGTTGTCCTTGGAGAGCCCCCGGACGGGCGCAGCAACACAATAGTTAACGAACTTAAGAGAAAATTGGAATTTGCAGACATATATATAATGCCGGCAAAGGATACAATAGATTAA
- a CDS encoding TIGR01212 family radical SAM protein (This family includes YhcC from E. coli K-12, an uncharacterized radical SAM protein.): MIHVEEERYNSYSGYLNKKYGCKVYKLPINVSCTCPNRDGSIGLGGCIFCGEKGAGFESLPNSLSVKEQLQKNMDYIRQKYKAEKFIAYFQNYSNTYMPLLNFKEYIKEACMEDVVEISVSTRPDCINDSYLEFLYDVSREKNKNISIELGLQTVNYHTLMKINRGHTLAEFLDGALRVKKYGFELCVHVILDFPWDNMDDVVECAKILSSIGVDHVKIHSLYIVKETALGDLYQNGEISPISMEEYINRVVTFLEYLSPDIVIQRLVGRVPEADSLFANWNTSWWKIKDYIEDKMNELNTFQGKKFNYLGGRALDKFRE; the protein is encoded by the coding sequence ATGATACACGTGGAGGAAGAAAGGTATAATTCCTATTCGGGATATCTTAATAAAAAATACGGCTGTAAGGTTTATAAGCTTCCTATTAATGTGTCGTGTACATGCCCCAACAGGGATGGCAGCATTGGCTTGGGAGGGTGTATTTTTTGCGGGGAAAAGGGTGCGGGCTTTGAAAGCCTGCCTAACTCTTTAAGCGTAAAAGAGCAGCTTCAAAAAAATATGGATTATATTCGTCAAAAGTACAAGGCGGAAAAATTCATTGCTTATTTTCAAAACTACTCCAATACTTATATGCCTCTTTTGAATTTCAAGGAATACATAAAGGAAGCATGTATGGAGGATGTGGTGGAAATTTCCGTTTCAACCCGGCCGGATTGCATAAACGATAGTTACCTTGAGTTTCTTTATGATGTAAGCAGAGAAAAAAACAAGAATATCAGCATTGAGTTAGGCCTCCAGACTGTAAATTATCATACTCTTATGAAAATAAACAGAGGCCACACATTGGCGGAATTTCTAGATGGGGCATTGAGAGTTAAAAAGTACGGTTTTGAATTATGCGTCCATGTCATTTTAGATTTTCCCTGGGATAACATGGATGATGTAGTGGAGTGTGCTAAAATATTATCCTCAATAGGAGTAGACCATGTTAAAATTCACTCTCTTTATATTGTAAAGGAGACAGCCCTAGGGGACCTGTATCAGAATGGCGAAATTTCACCCATATCCATGGAGGAATATATAAATAGAGTGGTGACCTTTTTAGAATACCTTTCACCGGATATAGTAATACAAAGGCTTGTGGGAAGAGTCCCCGAAGCTGATTCACTTTTTGCCAACTGGAACACCAGCTGGTGGAAAATCAAGGATTATATTGAAGACAAAATGAATGAACTGAATACATTTCAAGGTAAAAAGTTTAATTATCTGGGGGGGCGTGCCCTGGATAAATTCAGAGAATAA
- a CDS encoding LURP-one-related/scramblase family protein — MKYLIRQKIFSIGDNFTIKDEMENDKFIVKGKVFALGDKLRIYDTSENEVSYIEQKLFKFLPEYNIYLYGKHCATVKKKFTFLTHKFDIDSSMGEYKVEGDFFGFEFNITKDGNVVASVSKKFFSFSDTYGVDIDDDENHGFLLALVIVIDQVIHDNKNK; from the coding sequence ATGAAATATCTTATAAGGCAGAAAATATTCAGTATAGGAGATAATTTTACTATAAAAGATGAAATGGAAAACGATAAATTCATCGTGAAGGGAAAGGTTTTTGCGCTGGGTGATAAGCTCAGGATATATGACACCTCGGAAAATGAGGTGTCATATATTGAGCAAAAGCTTTTCAAGTTTTTGCCTGAGTATAATATTTACCTATACGGAAAGCATTGTGCTACGGTTAAAAAGAAGTTTACATTTTTGACTCATAAGTTTGATATAGACAGTTCAATGGGAGAATACAAGGTGGAGGGAGATTTCTTTGGCTTTGAGTTTAATATAACCAAAGACGGAAATGTTGTTGCTTCAGTCTCTAAAAAATTCTTCTCCTTTTCCGATACCTATGGTGTGGATATAGACGATGATGAAAATCACGGTTTTCTGCTGGCTCTGGTCATAGTAATTGACCAGGTTATACACGATAACAAGAATAAATAA
- a CDS encoding C-GCAxxG-C-C family (seleno)protein, giving the protein MLKEMVNKYYDKSYDLNCAETLLYAANEEYDLNMDKKALKIAAGFGGGMAVEGDCGALTGAIMALGVMFVEKQAHESDRIKTLTKEMIQKFNEKLKSVNCKELKSMYRNDEIRCTDIVYAAAEALDEIVSRERK; this is encoded by the coding sequence ATGCTTAAGGAAATGGTGAATAAGTACTATGACAAGAGCTATGACCTAAACTGCGCGGAAACTCTTTTGTATGCGGCAAACGAGGAGTATGATTTAAATATGGATAAAAAAGCATTAAAGATTGCTGCAGGCTTTGGAGGGGGAATGGCTGTCGAGGGCGACTGCGGTGCACTGACTGGCGCCATTATGGCTCTTGGAGTAATGTTTGTAGAAAAACAGGCCCATGAGTCCGACAGGATAAAAACTTTAACAAAGGAAATGATACAGAAGTTTAATGAGAAGCTGAAATCCGTAAATTGCAAAGAGTTAAAGTCCATGTACAGGAATGATGAAATCAGATGTACGGATATAGTTTATGCAGCAGCAGAAGCACTGGATGAAATAGTTTCAAGAGAGAGAAAATAA
- a CDS encoding ferritin family protein codes for MVNNIKLINMIQKFIIEESTDSLFYKKLSENAPNDLAKEILTGLSIDEESHAESLKKAYCYLTGSAFIMPAIMTPEVPSFEEALMMSMQNETKDYKKYGEQFIKSTDKYLNHLFFMIKTNEGQHALRIPLLLEDLEAI; via the coding sequence ATGGTTAATAATATTAAGCTCATTAATATGATTCAAAAGTTCATTATTGAAGAATCCACCGACAGCTTGTTTTATAAAAAACTGTCCGAAAATGCTCCAAACGATCTTGCAAAGGAAATACTGACGGGATTGAGCATTGACGAAGAAAGCCATGCCGAAAGCTTGAAAAAAGCTTATTGCTATCTGACAGGCTCAGCCTTTATTATGCCTGCCATTATGACTCCCGAAGTGCCTTCTTTTGAAGAAGCCTTGATGATGAGCATGCAAAATGAAACAAAGGATTATAAAAAATATGGAGAGCAATTTATTAAATCTACGGACAAATATCTCAATCATTTGTTTTTCATGATTAAAACAAATGAAGGCCAGCATGCATTAAGGATACCATTGCTTCTGGAAGATTTAGAGGCCATTTAG
- a CDS encoding aspartate aminotransferase family protein yields MTNNEIMEIGNKYVMGNYKRGSTAFVKGMGSKVWDADGKEYIDFLAGIAVNSLGYNNKKLVEAIKEQSEKIMHSSNLFWVEPQVKLAQLICENSFADKVFFCNSGAEANEAAIKLARKYSLNKYGSERYNIISMVNSFHGRTMGSLSATGQEKYHKNFLPMLPGFKFAEFNNYDSLLSLIDDSICAVILEPVQGEGGICPAELDYIKKVRELCTQKDIILIFDEVQCGVGRTGALFAYEKLSVAPDVMTLAKGLAGGVPIGALAANEKFGGVLVPGDHGSTFGGNHLACAAGCAVIEEIKENLLQNVNTMSSYILSKLDDINKELNCIESIKGMGLMLGVKITVDSGKVVEECLKKGLILNSLGNNMLRLVPPLVINSEEVDKAMDILKSVLALLV; encoded by the coding sequence ATGACTAACAATGAAATAATGGAGATTGGCAATAAATATGTAATGGGTAATTACAAAAGAGGAAGCACAGCCTTTGTTAAGGGTATGGGTTCTAAGGTATGGGATGCCGACGGCAAGGAATATATAGATTTTTTAGCCGGTATTGCTGTTAACTCTCTTGGCTACAACAATAAAAAGCTTGTTGAAGCCATAAAGGAACAAAGCGAAAAAATAATGCATTCATCTAATTTATTCTGGGTTGAACCCCAGGTAAAATTGGCTCAATTGATATGTGAAAATTCCTTTGCCGACAAGGTGTTTTTCTGCAACAGCGGCGCTGAAGCCAATGAAGCCGCAATAAAGCTTGCGCGAAAATACAGCCTTAATAAATATGGCAGTGAACGCTATAATATTATATCCATGGTAAATTCTTTCCATGGAAGGACTATGGGGTCATTATCGGCAACAGGCCAGGAAAAATATCATAAGAATTTCCTTCCCATGCTGCCTGGATTTAAATTTGCAGAGTTTAATAATTATGATTCATTGTTAAGCTTGATTGACGACAGTATTTGTGCCGTTATTTTAGAGCCGGTTCAGGGCGAAGGCGGAATATGCCCTGCTGAATTGGATTACATCAAAAAAGTAAGGGAACTTTGCACTCAAAAGGACATAATTTTGATATTTGACGAGGTACAATGCGGCGTGGGAAGAACAGGTGCGCTGTTTGCCTATGAAAAGTTAAGCGTTGCTCCCGATGTGATGACACTGGCAAAGGGGCTGGCAGGAGGAGTACCCATAGGTGCCCTGGCGGCAAATGAGAAATTCGGAGGCGTTTTGGTTCCGGGAGATCACGGCTCCACCTTCGGAGGAAACCATCTGGCATGTGCTGCAGGCTGTGCCGTAATTGAAGAAATAAAAGAAAACCTCCTCCAAAATGTAAATACCATGTCCTCTTATATCTTAAGCAAGCTTGATGATATAAACAAGGAATTGAACTGTATCGAATCCATTAAGGGTATGGGTTTGATGCTGGGAGTAAAGATTACCGTAGACAGCGGCAAAGTAGTTGAAGAGTGCCTTAAAAAGGGACTTATACTTAATTCTTTAGGAAACAACATGCTAAGGCTTGTACCTCCTCTTGTTATCAATTCTGAAGAAGTAGATAAAGCCATGGATATTTTAAAATCTGTGCTGGCTTTATTGGTGTAA
- a CDS encoding LysR family transcriptional regulator yields the protein MDINFELYKVFYHVAKHLSFSEASQELFISQSAVSQSISLLEKKLNCKLLFRSTKKVSLSHEGKILFEHIEQGYNFIKSGERSVLEMHSVVQGDVRIGASDTICKYYLLPYLKKFNSQYPNVKIHITNRTSPDCIELLRKGYVDFAVINIPKNPEYADMEVRELKTINDVFIAGKTFEHLKGKKISIKDLKSYPILALEKNTSTRDFFDNYIKSSNIKVTPEIELGSNDLLIEMAKIGLGISFVMSFFIEEYIEKGDIFILDIKEEIPSRSLGVITHKSIPLTVASRRFIDILG from the coding sequence ATGGATATAAATTTTGAACTGTATAAAGTTTTTTATCATGTGGCTAAGCATTTAAGCTTTTCCGAGGCTTCACAGGAATTGTTCATTTCTCAGTCGGCAGTAAGCCAGTCCATAAGCCTTTTAGAAAAAAAGCTTAACTGCAAGCTGCTTTTTCGAAGCACTAAGAAGGTTAGCTTATCCCATGAGGGGAAAATTCTCTTTGAACACATAGAGCAGGGTTATAATTTCATAAAATCGGGGGAGAGGAGCGTTCTTGAAATGCATTCCGTTGTCCAGGGAGATGTGCGAATCGGTGCCAGTGACACCATATGCAAATATTATCTGCTGCCCTATCTGAAAAAGTTTAACAGCCAATACCCCAATGTAAAAATACATATAACCAACAGAACCTCACCTGATTGCATTGAGCTTTTAAGAAAAGGCTATGTTGATTTTGCCGTTATAAACATCCCCAAGAATCCCGAATATGCGGATATGGAAGTCAGGGAGCTTAAGACCATAAATGATGTTTTTATAGCAGGCAAAACCTTTGAACATCTTAAGGGCAAAAAGATAAGCATAAAGGATTTGAAAAGCTACCCTATTTTGGCTCTGGAAAAAAACACTTCCACCCGTGACTTCTTCGATAATTACATAAAGAGCAGCAATATTAAAGTCACTCCTGAAATTGAACTGGGAAGCAATGACTTGCTCATAGAAATGGCAAAAATAGGCTTAGGCATTTCCTTTGTCATGTCATTTTTCATAGAAGAATATATAGAAAAAGGGGATATATTTATTTTGGATATAAAAGAAGAAATACCTTCCCGAAGCTTAGGGGTTATAACTCATAAATCAATCCCCTTGACTGTAGCTTCAAGAAGGTTTATAGATATATTAGGCTAG
- the argB gene encoding acetylglutamate kinase, which produces MGDKVLNLDGKTVVIKYGGSSMANDGAITDLLKQIVYMQSIGGKVILVHGGGPEISSLMEKLEIKPQFIEGLRVTDAETLNIAKMALIGKINKELVAAINIIGGIAAGFSGIDAKLLLCSKKYISKYENGNVTYIDGGFIGEVKKVNTDFLNLLLSNNIIPVIAPIGIGDEGGSYNINGDDAASAIASAMGADFFALVSDVEGVYKDFNDKNSRIQKMNIEEAEGLIKDGIVKGGMIPKIRCSIDAIKNGVKSVLIISNKAHDSLVKNVVMGEMNGTLIEM; this is translated from the coding sequence ATGGGAGATAAGGTTTTAAATCTTGACGGCAAGACGGTTGTCATAAAATACGGCGGAAGCTCCATGGCAAATGACGGTGCCATTACCGACCTTTTAAAACAGATTGTATATATGCAAAGCATAGGCGGTAAGGTGATACTTGTACATGGAGGAGGGCCCGAAATATCATCATTGATGGAAAAGCTTGAAATAAAGCCGCAATTTATAGAGGGCTTGAGGGTCACGGATGCCGAGACTTTAAACATTGCAAAAATGGCACTCATAGGCAAAATAAATAAAGAGCTTGTTGCTGCTATAAACATTATAGGCGGCATCGCCGCGGGCTTCAGCGGCATTGATGCAAAGCTTTTGCTTTGTTCAAAAAAATACATCAGCAAATATGAAAACGGTAATGTGACTTATATAGACGGCGGATTCATAGGAGAGGTAAAGAAAGTAAATACAGATTTTTTAAACCTGCTGCTTTCCAATAATATAATACCAGTTATCGCACCTATCGGTATCGGTGACGAAGGTGGGAGCTATAACATAAACGGTGATGATGCGGCTTCTGCCATCGCATCGGCGATGGGAGCCGACTTCTTTGCACTGGTATCGGATGTGGAAGGCGTATACAAGGACTTTAATGATAAAAATTCAAGGATACAGAAGATGAATATAGAGGAAGCTGAAGGTCTTATAAAGGATGGCATTGTTAAGGGCGGCATGATACCGAAAATCAGGTGCTCAATTGATGCAATAAAAAACGGAGTTAAATCCGTCCTTATAATCAGCAACAAGGCCCATGACAGCCTTGTAAAAAATGTAGTAATGGGTGAAATGAACGGCACCTTAATAGAAATGTAG
- a CDS encoding HAD family hydrolase, with translation MFDNFDAVIFDMDGTLIDSMWVWRRVDEDFLQKRNIEVPVNLQKEIEGSSFLETAQYFKDRFNLNENISDIVAEWICLVKNYYENVIALKPGAFDFINMVKENNLKIGLATCNSRDLTEIILKRTGIDVFFNAVVTGSEVTKDKTCPDIFLEAAAQLDVHPSRCLVFEDTLSGVQGAKRAGMTAIAVHDEFSHPYKEEIASTADRYIIGFTEI, from the coding sequence ATGTTTGATAATTTTGACGCAGTAATATTTGACATGGACGGTACATTGATTGATTCCATGTGGGTATGGAGGCGGGTAGACGAGGATTTTCTTCAAAAACGCAATATCGAAGTTCCGGTCAATCTTCAAAAAGAAATAGAAGGCAGCAGTTTTCTTGAAACCGCCCAGTATTTCAAAGACAGATTTAATCTTAATGAAAATATTAGTGATATAGTTGCTGAATGGATTTGCCTGGTAAAAAATTATTATGAAAATGTAATTGCATTAAAGCCGGGAGCCTTTGATTTTATTAATATGGTCAAGGAAAACAACTTAAAGATCGGCCTCGCCACTTGCAATTCAAGGGATTTGACCGAAATAATCCTGAAGCGTACCGGCATCGATGTCTTTTTTAATGCGGTAGTTACCGGAAGTGAGGTTACCAAGGATAAGACATGTCCCGATATTTTTCTTGAAGCTGCGGCACAGCTTGATGTGCACCCTTCAAGATGCTTGGTCTTTGAAGATACCCTGTCAGGCGTGCAAGGCGCAAAGAGAGCGGGAATGACTGCCATTGCCGTACATGATGAATTCTCTCATCCCTACAAGGAAGAAATCGCCAGTACCGCCGACAGGTATATAATAGGCTTTACGGAGATATAA